One Hordeum vulgare subsp. vulgare chromosome 4H, MorexV3_pseudomolecules_assembly, whole genome shotgun sequence DNA window includes the following coding sequences:
- the LOC123449275 gene encoding cytochrome P450 94B3-like codes for MAIALAAFLLLLLPLFSLGAAFVLRAWKVVHKKAAAQRGDTPGLLRPYPLLGHLPQFLANRHRILDWLTEVLARQPTCTLVFRRPGGIRGVITANPANLEHIMRASFDNYPKGPRFASLLHDFLGRGIFNADGEAWRAQRKAASYEFNTRSLRLFVAKSVHSELHGRLLPLLRRAAGSGRHLDLQDTLERYAFDNICRVAFDHDPRQLPDGEGDDGDACPEVESTGTGSSRFADAFRDAANLSAGRFRYAVPGFWKIKKAFNLGSERRLRESIAIVHGFADRIIRSRREEMSLGCEKHDLLSRFMVSQGQSYTERALRDVVISFLLAGRETTSSALTWFFWLLSSRPDVERRIRDEVAAVRARRAIDDLGRAGFDLDELREMHYVHAAITESMRLYPPVPVNSLHAQAADVLPDGTAVGTGWFVAYNSYAMGRMESVWGEDAQAYRPERWLDPAEGTFRPESPFRYMAFHAGPRICLGKEMAYIQMKSIVACVLEEFELAVDGAYRPRQVASLTLRMADGLPVRVNARGN; via the coding sequence ATGGCAATCGCATTGGCAGccttcctgctgctgctgctgccgctctTCTCCCTCGGCGCTGCCTTCGTCCTCCGTGCGTGGAAAGTCGTCCACAAGAAGGCGGCGGCGCAGCGGGGGGACACGCCGGGGCTACTGCGTCCGTACCCGCTGCTCGGCCACCTGCCGCAGTTCCTGGCGAACCGGCACCGGATACTGGACTGGCTCACCGAGGTGCTCGCGCGCCAGCCCACCTGCACGCTCGTGTTCCGCCGGCCGGGCGGCATCCGGGGCGTCATCACCGCCAACCCGGCGAATCTGGAGCACATCATGCGCGCCAGCTTCGATAACTACCCCAAGGGCCCGCGCTTCGCGTCGCTGCTCCACGACTTCCTCGGCCGGGGCATCTTCAACGCCGACGGCGAGGCGTGGCGCGCGCAGCGGAAGGCCGCCAGCTACGAGTTCAACACGCGCTCGCTGCGCCTCTTCGTGGCCAAAAGCGTGCACAGCGAGCTCCACGGCCGGCTCCTCCCGCTCCTGCGCCGTGCCGCCGGCTCCGGCCGCCACCTCGACCTCCAGGACACGCTCGAGCGGTACGCGTTCGACAATATCTGCCGCGTCGCCTTCGACCACGACCCTCGCCAGCTCCCGGACGGGGAAGGGGATGAcggcgacgcttgcccggaggtcGAGAGCACCGGGACCGGGAGCAGCAGGTTCGCCGACGCGTTCCGCGACGCTGCCAATCTCAGCGCGGGCAGGTTCCGGTACGCCGTCCCAGGATTCTGGAAGATAAAAAAGGCGTTCAACCTGGGTTCTGAGCGGCGGCTGCGCGAGTCCATCGCCATTGTGCATGGCTTCGCCGATCGCATCATCCGGTCGCGGCGGGAGGAGATGAGCTTGGGATGCGAGAAGCACGACCTCCTGTCGCGGTTCATGGTGAGCCAGGGCCAGAGCTACACCGAGAGGGCCCTCCGCGACGTGGTGATCAGCTTCCTGCTCGCCGGACGGGAGACGACATCCTCCGCCCTTACCTGGTTCTTCTGGCTGCTGTCCTCGCGCCCGGACGTGGAGCGCCGCATCCGCGACGAGGTGGCTGCCGTGCGTGCCCGCCGAGCGATCGACGATCTCGGCAGAGCTGGGTTCGATCTCGACGAGCTGAGGGAGATGCACTACGTGCACGCTGCCATCACGGAGTCAATGCGACTCTACCCGCCGGTGCCGGTGAACTCGCTGCACGCGCAGGCCGCGGACGTTCTTCCGGACGGCACGGCGGTGGGGACGGGTTGGTTCGTGGCgtacaactcgtatgcaatgGGGCGGATGGAGTCTGTGTGGGGCGAGGACGCGCAGGCGTACCGGCCGGAGCGGTGGCTGGACCCGGCGGAGGGGACGTTCCGGCCGGAGAGCCCGTTCCGGTACATGGCGTTTCACGCGGGGCCAAGAATTTGCCTCGGAAAGGAGATGGCGTATATCCAGATGAAGTCTATCGTGGCGTGCGTGCTGGAAGAGTTTGAATTGGCGGTGGACGGCGCGTACCGGCCGCGGCAGGTGGCATCACTCACGTTACGAATGGCGGACGGGCTCCCGGTGCGGGTGAATGCCAGAGGGAATTGA